A stretch of DNA from Pongo abelii isolate AG06213 chromosome 17, NHGRI_mPonAbe1-v2.0_pri, whole genome shotgun sequence:
ACCATTCACTCATTAGGATACCTATATAACTGCGAAATAATTCAAAGTACACAGAAACACCCTTTAAAGATTCATCATATACTTAGATGATATGATTCACACCACTTTCTGGTGGAGACATTCAAATTATTCACAATAAAGAGAATGCAACCTTACAAAGTTGACGGCAGCACCAAGTGAAGATGGGTGCTTCCTTCAAAATACTTGATTTAGATTCTGCCATCTTATTCACATAGAACCTAAGAAACTCTTTCCATAATTAAGCAGTAATTCACAATATATACATCTCTGAGGCACTTGTTTCAATAGATGGTTTGTTCCTCTCCGTAATTACAAAGACAATGAGCCCCAAATAAAAAGTATCCTACATTTTTAGTGACTCAAAGTACACACAACTCAATATAAAATTCATATTCACTAGAGCTACAAATCATAATCGCTATCAGAAAATtctataataaaatttacattcACTTCTCCTCCTACTAATCTTACATTTATCAGCATACTAACTAAGCAGAGTGTGGTAATTCCAAATGTTTGGAGCTCCTCTAAGCCAATTTCTGGAGATACTCTGAGATATGGTTGGATTTTCTGAGAATGAAATGTTTTACACTTTATGAGGAACCCAACCAGACAAAGAAGTTTACTATGAGTCTCTTCCCTTATTCCAAGGACTTTGATTTCTGATGTTTGCCTCCATATTGGGTAACTGCAGCACCATGGAAAACACAATACATGTATTATTGTAGTAACAATACAGAGGTTTATCAAGAATCTCTGGGAAATAGATAATTATGTTGTTTGTATACTGtcagaataattttaataatgtacgattcagtaattatatttttaaacagggAATCTGGCTGAATCAAATACAGGTAAAACATAGCTACTCATATCCCATAGATAAGCCAAATAAGATATCCCATAAATGTCTTAAAACTTATAAACTATAATGGTTAGGTTCAACAATTGTTTATAAGGGACTGCAGTGGACCCTTTAAACTGAACTTCAGAGATTTGTCCATATGTACAAGAGCATCAAAATCCAGGGTCTCGTTTCATGACAGCATGTCTAGAAACTCATCTTACTAAGAATATAGAAGACTCTGAAAAGGTTGTCTTGTGATGCTTGAAACATATTCATAGCTGATTTATGCCAGAAAAGGGGACATTGAAGCATTGTCATCAGCAGTTAAGGGGTTCCTTTTCCAGTTAAGCTGTGGTACATTTCTCCGTCACACACTGTACTTGTCAACACTTGTGGTATATCAGTCGTGTTTGACAATTTTGTtcatctcccttttttctttatattaagaTGATCATCCACCTTACAGAAGCACCCATAGAATAATATTGTTATGAAAACGTTCATGTTTAGCCGACTCCTTGTAGACAGGCAGTCATTTTCATGTTTCCATTGACTTATTTCCAAATTACATtgcaaaggagattatttttttccaacatgGGAAATTAACTTGATATCAATAGTATGGAGGCTCTTGTGTGCTTTCATAAGAGATTAAGGCCCTTTATTTATCTGCCTCCTGAAAGTGACCTGGGACACTTCAGCCTAGTCTTGAAGTACATATTCTTTTGGGCCTCTGCAATCATATGTTCATATTTTGAATCTGGTAACAGAAGACaaaataggaatttatttttatttttatttatttatttttttagagatggagtctcgctctgtctgaggggttcaagcaattttcctgcctcagcctccctagtagctgggattacaggtgcacgctgccatgcccggctaatttttgaattttagtagagacagggtttcaccgtgttgtccaggctggtcttgaactcctgagttcaggcaatctgcccgcctcggcctcccaaagtgctaggattacaggcatgaaccaccgcacccagccaggaattTTTTTGAGTGCTTTAATTTTTGGTCTTTAGAATTCTAGTGCTCAAGTTATGAAATGGAGGagaatgtctatttttatactgaGTAACTCACACATTCCTTCTCAACGAGGCAAAAACACACTTGTCTAAAAAGATATATACTAGTTCATTATATGTGTTAATAATGAAAATAGTAGAACATGTCTGAGAATGCCTTTTCAAGGGCTGCATAGGGATGGAAATCTGAATTAAGCTTTGGAATTGCAAACATCAGAATTGAGACTGTATTGATAAGCAGAAAAGCAAATAATGCTGACATGAGATCTTCAACCTTCTCTCCTGTGGCTTTCATGATTCTTGAAAGGAGACTGGTGCTTACTAAGACCACTGATTTGTACTAAGGAGCGTTTGCACCTTGTGTCTTCCCTTGTGCTGAAATAGCTGTGAGGAAATGCTTTGATTCCCTCATGATACTTATGGGACGTTTTTTCTAATGTGTCTTTTCCTATGTCTAAAAAGATTCGAGTTCTgactaaaggctttgccacagtCATGACACTTGTAGTGCTTCTCACCAGTATGGGTTTGTCGATGCTGAATCAGAATCGCACTTCAGCTGAATGCCTTTGCACACTCATCACAtgcataaggtttctctccactgTGGATTCTCTGATGTAAAATAAGGGCTAAGCTCTGACTAAAGATTTTGCCACATTCAtcacatttgtgttgtttttttccgAGAAGGGTTTCCTTGTCTCCTTTCAAACCTACCATCTTGTTCATAGGTTCCTCTATATGTGGAACTCTGGGAGGCATTCATATGAAAGATGTTGGAAACATGGCAATGCAGTTCTATGCCTAAAGAAGTCTTTTGCCTTGAAGCAGATTTCACATTTGTAGTTTTGATGTCTTCatctgaaatagaaaaacaaatgtcaCCAGCAAAGAGAAAGGATGATCCAAATGAAATATACATGATTATTGCTAGCATGTTTATAAAACTACACACAATGTGAAGGATGGAGAGTATCAGACAAAATATTGAGAAGATTATATAAGACAAAGAGAAAGGTTTACATACTGAGGAGGCAGTCAACTAAACTATAAAGATGCAAAATTCTATGGAAAAGACAGAATAGAGAATAAGGATAAAAAGATATGTCAGAGACTAAGGAAAgtctggaaggaaagaaagggcttagaaagaagaaatgattggagacagagagacagctAGGAGAGGAATCCAATGTGCCAGTGGGAGTAAGAAACAAGATTTAGTACTGGGgtatcaataaacaaataaagcttAATAATCATAAAGGAATCAATAACTATGCAAATAAATGAGCTGAAGAAAGCCAAGGGGccaaaaaggaatgtggaaaataaagtaagaaaatataaGTTAGGCCAATAAAAGGAAGATTATAGACTAGGATAACTAGTACCTCAAAAGATCAAGGGTAGCAGAGTACCCATTGATGAAAAACCTCTACTCCTGTATGGATTTTATATTACTGGTTGAATCGCTGtttgttgtattattttgtattacaTTTAACATCCATGAAAAATGTACATGGCTGCTTATGGGCTGAGGCCACTCAGGCGGCACACAAATCTGGCTTGATGCAGAGGACCTTACGACTCAGGGTGCCTAAAGCTCCAGCAGAACTGCTAACTTGGATGTGAAAATGCCAGTGTAATGTGGATGCATTACCTGAAGAAATCATTTCAGTTATCCTCATGGTGGCATTTTAACTGAAGCTGCTGAAAGACAGGAGCTTAAAATGAGTTTATAAAAGCAAAGTACAAGAGTTTTGGACATGACTGGGGAGATGACTTGGCTGGGGCTGACTGTGACTACTGGGGGTGGCTTTATCTGAAGTAATTATATAAATAAGATTAAAAGCAACCCAGAGAGGTACTGATGATAAGTGATCCCCTGGGCCCTCTCAAGGCCTAATCAAAAGGATGGGGTGAGAAAGGTGGTCTGGGGAGAACAGTTAGTGATGCAGTGTGATACtgaataagaaaactgagttgTTGTTTTACTCTTTAGAATTTACTTAAAATGGATCTACCTGCTGTCTCTACAATCTCCTTAGAATCACCCAACATAAGCTCAAATCTTAACATAAGCCCTTCCCAATTCCTTCTTAATGACACATCCCGTAGTTTCTGTGCCGTGTTCTCTTTCTTGCTGCAGCAAACTAAATAAacctaacttaaaaaaatacataaaaatcaaatcaaatcaaatgggTCTAAATAGTTATtacaaaaggaatttaaaattatttcttgtatttattcacaaatatggtgtctcagtccattttctgttgcttagaaTAGAATACCTGAACTtgagtaatttatttataaaaagaatttatttcttatagttatggAGGTTGAGAAGTACAGGGTGGAGGGgtgcatctggtgagagccttcttccTGGTGGAGACCCTCTGAAGAGTCCTGAGGCAGTGGAGAGCATTTCATGGTGAGGGGGCTGAGCATGCTGATATGCTAACTcagccctttctttctcttcttataaagttaCCAGTTCTCCTATGATAACCAATTAACTCATTAATCCACGAATGAgttaatccatttatgagggcagGGGTGATAATTCAATGACCTCTCAAAGGCCTCActtctcaatactgccacacttgggattaagtttcaacataagttttggaggagacaaatattcaaaccatagcatatgGCATACTCATTTATTATTACTAGTTTAAGTggaaatcattttataaatggtAAGGATTCTGTCTCAAATTCATTTTTGATAGTTGATATTCCAAAGTGACCTTAATTATTAGTCATTACTATCAAAATCCTGGCATCAATTAGTACTCTACAGTACTGAGACCAAGATCATCTCCCAGAAGCTTTGATAAGACATGACTCAGTACCACAGAAATCATGTTGTGGCCTTAAGAAATGGTTCTATTATTCTATTAAATGATTCTGGTTCTCTCTGCCTTGTACTGCAAGATCCTGGACCCGTTGCATTCTGTTTCAAATTTCtatgaatcttaaaaaaaaatgtacgaAAGGCCTCCACGAGGACATTCACAGGTAGGATGTGGTTCTTGCCACACCTGGCTTTGAGGTTGATCACTTCTGTAgtcaccaccacaccaagctgcTGAGGCTGGGAtggtctccctccctttcctgaTGGAAAATACTTTTTCATGAAAAGACTTTCACTTTTCTAAGTAAACCAAGACAATTTCTAGACTGGAGGTATTACGTGTCCCAGTATAAGCCTTCAGAGAGCCAGTACTTGCCAAGTTAGGGGGAACAATGTTTTCTAAATCTCTTTCTAAATTACTGTATTTCCTTTGTatagtttcttataaaaattcCCTTGGAAAAACTCTAACCTTGCTTAGCTATCAGCCACTCCTGAACTATGGAAGCAGtgctggagggagggaaggagataCTCCCAAGTAGGATTTCCCTCTTAATCTCTGGCTCCTATTTTATCCAGGATGATCATCTAGAAGGagggtctctgctcaaatgttgcTTCATCAGAGAGGTCTTTCTACCACTCTATATAATAAGATCCTATCCCCGCCATTCTGTTTAAAGTAGCATGGCCCTTTTATCAAATGAAATTTTACATTGAGTTCCAATATATAAAACAGATGAAAACACAGCTACTCTGTCTGAAGCAGGAGCAGTCACAGCCTACAAGGCCTCTAACTCAGCCTTATTTCCACTTCTTAGCTTCCCTCTAACCCccttattctttgttttgtttttattttttccccatacCACTTATTTGTTTAGTATCTGCAATGGAAGAATAGATTGCTACGCAGCTATTCTGGAGCACTTATAGAAAGCAATGCAAAGAGCAGTTGAGGCCAGTTGAAGATGTGAGGGAGTAGAGAAGTGTATTCAAAGCACGTATGAGAGCAAAGTCACCTTAGCAGCAATACAGGCGATTCTGCTACTAGATCCCACCAGTAACTGAGCAGTTATATAGGAAATGATGATGAGGATCAGTGGTCTCTGGGCTGTGTACCTTGGGGTCCCACAGAAAGGCCTCAAGGGCTGCCTGAAGATAAAAGGGCTACTTTAAAAAGGCATGAAAACCCTGATGGAGATGTCAGGGATTTAAAATCTGAAGATTTTATAAGAATCTCTGaaaaagaagcaagaacaaaATACTGAAGATCTTCATTTAGTAGGACAAATAACAGAAGTTCCCACAGTAAGAAGGAGATGAGagggggagatttgaggcctcttGCATAAATCAACTGAGATGTGTGTGGTGAGCAGAGGGCCCCCACACCTTCCACAATGAACTGAATCCTGCCCCCTCACCATGTGGTCTTAAGGACTGAAGCTCCCATGATGCTCCCTGGGGCTGCTTCTTCACGGGCATGAGCTGGCTACTTGGCAATTCCTCAGTGATTTCTGAAGGTGCTAGCTTCTCTGCAATCATGTCCTTCCTTCGTCCAAAAAAGATCTAAAAACAGGAATAATTGAGGCTGAAGAACACCATCAGGTTGGGACTTGAGGATAAAATAACAGAGAAGAAACTATGCAAAAAGTATCATGGACAcaggaaaagggagggaaaaagtaGAGCCATCTTCTATTTGCTGGGACACCTATTAGTACTTTCACCTCTATACATCTGGTTGTGCTGAGTGGGAATACAGTTTGAGAGCTCTACTCCCAATGATGTGCCAGCGCTCTTGACTCAGCCTGGGGGTTCATCTCCACAGGCATCCTTCTTACCTGCTCTGGTCCATCAAACTCTCTCTCCACATCCTCCAGCATAGTCACAGTTTCCTCTCCATTCTCTAGATGATGCTTCTGCACCGAGGCCTGAAGCTCATTTGGGAGGATGGCCAGGAACTGCTCCAGCACCAGCAGCTCCAGGATCTGCTCCTTGGTGTGCACCTCCGGCCTCAGCCAGAGATGACAAAGTTCCTGGAGCTGGCTCAGAGCCTCCTGGAGCCCAGGTGAATCCTGGTAGCCAAACTGCCTGAACTGCTGGCGGAAGGTCTCTGGGCTGTAGCTGCTGCTCCAGTGGAGGCTACAGTCTGGATCACAGGTCTGCTCTTCCTCTTCCATCTTCTCTGTCAGAATCCCATTACACTCCTCTGAAGTTTGTGTTAGGAGCGATGATGACTTTCCTAATTTTGCAGACATTTTGACAGGCGAATAGCTCAGTACTGTTAGGCTTTAATC
This window harbors:
- the ZNF396 gene encoding LOW QUALITY PROTEIN: zinc finger protein 396 (The sequence of the model RefSeq protein was modified relative to this genomic sequence to represent the inferred CDS: deleted 1 base in 1 codon; substituted 1 base at 1 genomic stop codon) — encoded protein: MSAKLGKSSSLLTQTSEECNGILTEKMEEEEQTCDPDCSLHWSSSYSPETFRQQFRQFGYQDSPGLQEALSQLQELCHLWLRPEVHTKEQILELLVLEQFLAILPNELQASVQKHHLENGEETVTMLEDVEREFDGPEQIFFGRRKDMIAEKLAPSEITEELPSSQLMPVKKQPQGASWELQSLRPHDEDIKTTNVKSASRQKTSLGIELHCHVSNIFHMNASQSSTYRGTYEQDGRFERRQGNPSGKKQHKCDECGKIFSQSLALILHQRIHSGEKPYACDECAKAFSXSAILIQHRQTHTGEKHYKCHDCGKAFSQNSNLFRHRKRHIRKNVP